A genomic segment from Castor canadensis chromosome 1, mCasCan1.hap1v2, whole genome shotgun sequence encodes:
- the Prg2 gene encoding bone marrow proteoglycan: MKLPLLLALLVGAVSALHLRPDIPNLESPLGDETLPQDGELPRWEAESAPTGELMPLEEEEEGSSGSEEVPEEDGAIESVSALDEVDIGLQCPKEEDTVKLVGSPGFKTSRFLLVRKARRFNQAQIICRRCYRGNLISIHSLRFNYQLQCSVRAFNQGQVWIGGKLVRSHHCKRFRWVDNSCWNFAFWAAGQPLAGKGRCVALCTQGGHWRCTPCGRRLPFICSY, translated from the exons ATGAAACTCCCTCTACTTCTAGCTCTTTTAGTTGGGGCAGTTTCTGCTCTTCATCTGA gGCCTGACATTCCCAACTTGGAGAGCCCCTTGGGAGATGAGACTTTGCCTCAGGATGGGGAGCTGCCAAGATGGGAAGCTGAGAGTGCTCCTACTGGGGAGCTGATGCcactggaggaagaggaggaagggagttCTGGAAGTGAAGAGGTGCCCGAGGAAGATGGGGCCATAGAGTCGGTTTCAGCCCTAGATGAAGTAGACATTGGCCTTCAGTGCCCTAAGGAAGAGGACACAGTGAAACTGGTGGGCAGCCCTGGATTCAAGACCAGCCGCTTCCTCCTGGTGAGGAAGGCCAGGCGGTTTAATCAAGCTCAG ATTATTTGCCGGAGGTGCTACCGAGGCAACCTCATCTCCATCCACAGTTTAAGATTTAATTACCAACTCCAGTGTTCTGTCCGTGCATTCAACCAGGGTCAAGTCTGGATTGGAGGCAAGCTTGTACGCTCG CATCACTGCAAACGCTTTCGCTGGGTTGACAACAGCTGCTGGAATTTTGCATTTTGGGCTGCTGGCCAGCCTTTGGCTGGCAAGGGCAGATGCGTGGCCCTGTGTACCCAAG GCGGCCACTGGCGCTGCACTCCCTGTGGCAGAAGACTCCCCTTCATCTGTTCCTACTGA